The genome window AATCATGGAAGATGCTTTAAAAAAAGAAATAGGTTTTAAAATAAAGGCATTACGCAAGAGGCGCGGGCTTACTCAGGCAGGTCTTGCAAAGAAAGTCGGCAGGGGACTTGACCCGACCTATATCGGAAAGATAGAGCGGGGCAAGCAGTTTCCATCAATTAAGGTGCTTAAAGGCATAGGAGATGCCCTGTCTGTGCCTATTTATTATTTTTTAGGTGAGGAAAAAGATTACAGAAGGTTTTCCAGGAGTAGAGCGGAGCTTATATATGCAATTGAGGGGCTGGACGAAGAAGATAGGGCTTTTATTCTTGAGATTATTTCAGTGCTGAATAGACGCAGGCAGAAGAAGGAAGGCCTGCTTAAGGTGGCTGAAGGAAAAGCCCGTTACGGCAAGAAAAGCAGGTAGGGTTTAAATTTCCTCGTGTTTTTGCGCATATTTAAAAAACAGCTCAAGCCCTTTTTTATGTTCGTCTGTGAAATCGTATGAAATGCCTTTCCAGTATTTCAGTAATTCTTCTTCAGAAAGCCACTGCCTCTGCGGAGCTGCTCTGGCAGCGAGAGGAAATTCCTTAACCGCCACGGCGGTTGCCTTAATTAAATCGGATGAAAACTTTTCAATAAGCCCTCTTTTTTCTGAAAGAGATTTTTTTCGCGCAATCCAGAGGGCAAAGACAAATGGCAGCCCTGTTTGCTTGAACCATAATTCACCGAGGTCATAGATATACAGCCCAGAGTTTAGAGTTTGGAGTGCTGTCTTTTTTGTCTTCATTGCCTCGTCTCCTATAAGCAGGCAGGCAGGAAATGACGACAGGATATTATTAAGGTTGCCATTGACAGTTTTTAACTTGCATCTCATTGAAAGAAAATCCTTCATGATGATTTTAAGGAGCACAACCGAGGTCTCAGAATGGGGTGAGACTGCAATAGTCTTTTTATCGAGTGTTTTTATGGGGGATTTCGAGAACAGGAATATGCTGCCTGCAGGTCCTTTAGAGCTGATGGAAAACCCCTCTATTAATGAATATTTAGCCTTATGTCTTAAATACTCAATGGACGATGAGGGGCTTACATCAATCTTACCATTTCTGAGCATTTTGTTGAGCATGGATGGGACGCCTTCCACGAATTCATATTGCGAGCAGTCGCAATTTTTCTCAAGCATATAAAAAATGGGAAAGAGATTTGCGTATGGAATTTTGCCGATTTTTAGAGACAGGTTTTTCAAACAGGGTCTGCCTTACAGGTCATAGACCTTTTCAATCTTTATTTTTTTAGAATCAATAGCTTTTTTTAAAACAGTAGCGTCTCCGTGAATTTTACCGATAATATTTACCTCGCTCGCAGGCACAGGCTCATGCCCGCTGCTTATTGGAGTCGGGCCGAAGAATATTGCGAGGGCATTGCCCGGAGGCCAGTAACCTATGTCGCCAACCTTGACCTTTGTTGTTGCTGTCTCATCAAGGGGATATTTAACAGGTATCTCGAAATAAAACTC of Nitrospirota bacterium contains these proteins:
- a CDS encoding helix-turn-helix domain-containing protein, whose translation is MEDALKKEIGFKIKALRKRRGLTQAGLAKKVGRGLDPTYIGKIERGKQFPSIKVLKGIGDALSVPIYYFLGEEKDYRRFSRSRAELIYAIEGLDEEDRAFILEIISVLNRRRQKKEGLLKVAEGKARYGKKSR
- a CDS encoding menaquinone biosynthesis protein, coding for MKNLSLKIGKIPYANLFPIFYMLEKNCDCSQYEFVEGVPSMLNKMLRNGKIDVSPSSSIEYLRHKAKYSLIEGFSISSKGPAGSIFLFSKSPIKTLDKKTIAVSPHSETSVVLLKIIMKDFLSMRCKLKTVNGNLNNILSSFPACLLIGDEAMKTKKTALQTLNSGLYIYDLGELWFKQTGLPFVFALWIARKKSLSEKRGLIEKFSSDLIKATAVAVKEFPLAARAAPQRQWLSEEELLKYWKGISYDFTDEHKKGLELFFKYAQKHEEI